The following coding sequences are from one Anabas testudineus chromosome 16, fAnaTes1.2, whole genome shotgun sequence window:
- the LOC113170672 gene encoding ictacalcin-like, whose translation MSGLSQAIDLLKATFDKYAGKEGDKNTLTKRELSELLRSELPSGGSVGKSAESNFFSMLDDDGDGVVNFTEYINLVAAFTVLNHQK comes from the exons ATGTCAGGACTCTCTCAGGCAATTGACCTACTCAAGGCTACCTTTGACAAGTATGCTGGAAAAgaaggagacaaaaacactttgaccAAGAGAGAACTGTCTGAACTGCTCCGCAGTGAGCTTCCCAGTGGAGGA tCCGTAGGCAAGTCTGCAGAGAGTAATTTCTTCAGCATGCTGGATGATGACGGTGACGGTGTTGTTAACTTCACAGAGTATATCAATTTAGTAGCAGCATTTACTGTGTTGaatcatcaaaaataa
- the s100w gene encoding S100 calcium binding protein W: MARLDQVITNIVDIFLEYADDEGKKTQLNKDELKKVLEQEIQSPELKSKINADDIEQAMEMLDKNHDGEVNFREFCRCVSDLAKCYYQKKTGKGGKRHKGKEPEGGQED, translated from the exons ATGGCTCGTCTGGACCAGGTCATTACAAATATTGTGGATATATTTCTGGAATATGCTGATGATGAAGGCAAGAAAACCCAGTTGAACAAAGATGAGTTAAAGAAGGTGTTGGAGCAGGAAATACAAAGTCCTGAATTAAAA AGCAAAATTAATGCAGACGACATTGAGCAGGCCATGGAGATGCTAGATAAAAACCACGATGGTGAGGTCAACTTCCGAGAGTTTTGCCGGTGTGTGTCTGACCTGGCAAAATGTTATTACCAAAAGAAGACAGGCAAGGGAGGCAAGAGACACAAGGGCAAAGAACCAGAAGGTGGGCAAGAAGACTGA
- the snx27b gene encoding sorting nexin-27b isoform X2 produces MADVEGQGICSSVPPLPHPSSRNGFTDGTVTPGTGGSCQTETTVTSGPRLVRIVKSDSGYGFNVRGQVSEGGQLRSINGELYAPLQHVSAVLPGGAADRAGISKGDRILEVNGVNVEGATHKQVVDLIRAGERELVLAVLSVPPQEADCLDPGDDGSAQSCYDYSDKQAVPISVPSYKHTELNQEKFVVYNVYMAGRQLCSKRYREFVILHQNLKREFANFTFPKLPGKWPFSLSEQQLDARRRGLEEYLEKVCSVRVIGESDIMQEFLSESDENYNGVSDVELRIAMPDKTTLTVRVRKNSTTDQVYQAVVMKLGMDSVTASYFALFEVINHTFVRKLAPNEFPHKLYIQNYTSAIPGTCLTLRKWLFTTEEEILLNDNQLAVNYFFHQAMDDVKKGFIKAEQKSYQLQKLAEQKKMSTYLSLLRACEGYNEIIFPHCSCDSRRKGHVITAISVHHFKLHACTEEGTLENQVIAFDWGEMQRWDTDEEGMAFCFEYARGEKKPRWVKIFTPYFNYMHECFERVFCELKWSKEVEEEATDKDNKNCSKDGMCGKNIFQLLRLRRDGGT; encoded by the exons ATGGCGGACGTCGAGGGACAGGGAATTTGTTCGTCGGTCCCTCCGTTGCCTCACCCTTCCTCTCGGAACGGCTTCACCGACGGTACCGTGACACCGGGCACCGGCGGCAGCTGCCAGACTGAAACCACCGTTACCTCAGGCCCGCGGCTAGTCCGGATAGTGAAGTCGGATTCGGGCTATGGTTTCAATGTAAGGGGGCAAGTTAGCGAAGGAGGGCAACTGCGGAGCATCAACGGGGAACTGTACGCTCCACTGCAGCATGTCAGTGCTGTCTTACCGGGAGGTGCCGCCGACAGAGCCGGTATTTCAAAGGGGGACCGGATTCTTGAGGT TAATGGAGTGAATGTAGAGGGAGCCACCCATAAGCAGGTAGTGGACCTGATTCGGGCCGGTGAAAGGGAGTTAGTGCTTGCTGTGCTGTCTGTCCCACCCCAGGAGGCCGACTGCTTGGATCCTGGAGACGATGGCTCAGCTCAGTCCTGCTACGACTACTCCGACAAGCAAGCCGTCCCCATCTCTGTGCCGAGCTACAAGCACACTGAACTCAACCAGGAGAAGTTTGTG GTGTATAATGTGTACATGGCAGGCAGACAGCTGTGCTCCAAGCGTTACCGGGAGTTTGTGATCCTACACCAAAACCTTAAGCGGGAGTTTGCCAACTTCACGTTCCCCAAGCTGCCTGGGAAGTGGCCTTTTTCCttgtcagagcagcagctggacgCACGACGCAGGGGCCTAGAAGAATACTTAGAGAAGG TGTGTTCTGTACGGGTGATTGGAGAAAGTGACATCATGCAGGAGTTTCTGTCTGAATCAGATGag AACTATAATGGCGTGTCAGATGTGGAGCTGAGAATAGCAATGCCAGATAAAACCACACTCACTGTCAGAGTTCGCAAAAACTCTACTACAGACCAGGTCTACcag GCTGTGGTAATGAAACTAGGGATGGACAGTGTAACAGCCAGCTACTTTGCCCTATTTGAGGTTATCAACCACACCTTTG tGCGTAAACTTGCCCCCAATGAGTTCCCCCACAAACTGTATATACAGAACTATACCTCAGCCATCCCAGGAACCTGCCTCACTTTGCGCAAGTGGCTCttcaccacagaagaagagattCTGCTCAATGACAACCAGCTTGCTGTCAATTACTTCTTCCACCAG GCTATGGATGATGTAAAGAAAGGCTTCATCAAGGCAGAGCAGAAGTCTTACCAGCTGCAAAAACTGGCAGAACAAAAGAAGATGTCGACG tatCTGAGTTTATTGAGGGCTTGTGAGGGCTACAATGAGATCATATTCCCTCACTGTTCCTGTGATTCCCGACGTAAAGGCCACGTCATCACAGCCATCAGTGTTCACCACTTCAAGCTGCATGCCTGCACTGAGGAAGGGACACTTGAG AACCAGGTGATTGCATTTGACTGGGGGGAGATGCAGAGGTGGGACACAGATGAAGAGGGCATGGCCTTCTGTTTTGAATATGCACGGGGAGAGAAAAAACCACGCTGGGTCAAGATATTTACACCTTAT